The Saccharothrix variisporea genome has a segment encoding these proteins:
- a CDS encoding cellulase family glycosylhydrolase, whose translation MRHRRTVLGALVAVAVAAAGVVVSVGAGQGTAVAATGYLHTSGSKIVDSTGATVRLTGINWFGMETDNKTFHGLWSSRTWKQQLDQMAQLGYNTLRVPFSNDALKADAKATGVNDYVNPDLVGLSPLQILDKVIGYAGQKGMRVILDRHRPTSAGQTALWYTAGVPESTWIEDWKMLARRYAGNTTVIGADLHNEPHAEGTNPAATGACWGCGDTARDWRLAAERAGNAILSVQPDWLIFVEGVSCPSGGLSNVWDNDPSNDEDCGWWGGNLSKAGQYPVRLNVPNRLVYSPHEYATSVYRQAWFDAPNYPANMPAIWDKYWGYLYKNNTAPIMMGEFGTTLADPKDKVWLENLMAYTGTGVNGMSFTYWSWNPNSGDTGGIVGDDWTTVNQAKQSILQPYLIPPTGGTTTTTTTTTTSSDTPPPGQCKAAWKQDNAWQGGFQGSLTVTNTGSSAVNPWKVVFTLPSGVTIASGWNGTFSQSGTTVTVTAPTYNPSLPAGGSVALGFTANGPASTPSGVTLGGAACGA comes from the coding sequence ATGCGGCATCGGAGAACGGTCTTGGGCGCCCTGGTCGCGGTGGCGGTGGCCGCCGCGGGCGTGGTGGTGTCCGTGGGGGCGGGGCAGGGCACTGCCGTCGCGGCCACCGGGTACCTGCACACCAGTGGCAGCAAGATCGTGGACAGCACGGGTGCCACGGTGCGCCTCACCGGCATCAACTGGTTCGGCATGGAGACCGACAACAAGACCTTCCACGGCCTGTGGTCCAGCCGGACGTGGAAGCAGCAGCTCGACCAGATGGCCCAGCTCGGCTACAACACCCTCCGCGTCCCGTTCTCCAACGACGCGCTCAAGGCCGACGCCAAGGCCACCGGCGTCAACGACTACGTCAACCCCGATCTGGTCGGCCTGTCCCCGCTGCAGATCCTGGACAAGGTGATCGGCTACGCGGGCCAGAAGGGCATGCGGGTCATCCTCGACCGGCACCGGCCGACCAGCGCCGGGCAGACCGCGCTCTGGTACACCGCCGGCGTGCCCGAGTCCACCTGGATCGAGGACTGGAAGATGCTGGCCCGCCGGTACGCGGGCAACACCACGGTGATCGGCGCCGACCTGCACAACGAGCCGCACGCCGAGGGCACCAACCCCGCCGCGACCGGCGCGTGCTGGGGCTGCGGCGACACCGCGCGGGACTGGCGGCTGGCCGCCGAGCGCGCGGGCAACGCGATCCTGTCGGTGCAGCCGGACTGGCTGATCTTCGTCGAGGGCGTGAGCTGCCCCAGCGGTGGCCTGTCCAACGTCTGGGACAACGACCCGTCCAACGACGAGGACTGCGGCTGGTGGGGCGGCAACCTGTCCAAGGCGGGCCAGTACCCGGTGCGGCTCAACGTCCCCAACCGGCTGGTCTACTCGCCGCACGAGTACGCCACCTCGGTCTACCGGCAGGCGTGGTTCGACGCGCCGAACTACCCCGCCAACATGCCCGCCATCTGGGACAAGTACTGGGGCTACCTCTACAAGAACAACACCGCCCCGATCATGATGGGCGAGTTCGGCACGACGCTGGCCGACCCGAAGGACAAGGTGTGGCTGGAGAACCTGATGGCCTACACCGGGACCGGCGTCAACGGCATGTCCTTCACCTACTGGTCGTGGAACCCGAACTCGGGTGACACCGGCGGCATCGTGGGCGACGACTGGACCACGGTCAACCAGGCCAAGCAGTCGATCCTCCAGCCCTACCTCATCCCGCCGACCGGCGGCACGACCACGACCACCACGACCACCACGACGTCCTCGGACACGCCCCCGCCCGGCCAGTGCAAGGCGGCGTGGAAGCAGGACAACGCGTGGCAGGGCGGCTTCCAGGGCTCGCTGACGGTGACCAACACCGGCTCGTCCGCGGTCAACCCGTGGAAGGTGGTCTTCACCCTGCCGTCCGGCGTCACCATCGCCAGCGGCTGGAACGGCACGTTCAGCCAGAGCGGCACGACGGTCACCGTCACCGCCCCGACCTACAACCCGTCGCTGCCGGCGGGCGGGTCGGTCGCACTGGGCTTCACCGCCAACGGCCCGGCGAGCACGCCCTCCGGCGTGACCCTCGGCGGAGCGGCCTGCGGCGCCTGA
- a CDS encoding winged helix-turn-helix transcriptional regulator, whose protein sequence is MLRRTYDDQTCSIARTLEVVGERWTLLIVRDAVRGVTRFDGFLASLAIARNVLSDRLAGLVRHGVLERVPYQERPPRHEYRLTAKGRELVPALLALMEWGDRHLCDESGPPVVPEHADCGGRVDVHLTCRGCSAEVVPADVVPKEE, encoded by the coding sequence ATGCTCCGACGCACGTACGACGATCAGACCTGCTCGATCGCCCGAACGCTGGAAGTGGTGGGCGAGCGGTGGACGCTGTTGATCGTGCGCGACGCGGTGCGCGGGGTGACCCGGTTCGACGGGTTCCTGGCGTCGCTGGCCATCGCGCGCAACGTGCTCAGCGACCGGCTCGCGGGCCTGGTGCGGCACGGTGTCCTGGAGCGCGTCCCCTACCAGGAGCGCCCGCCCCGCCACGAGTACCGGCTGACCGCCAAGGGGCGCGAGCTCGTCCCGGCGCTGTTGGCGCTGATGGAGTGGGGCGACCGGCACCTGTGCGACGAGTCCGGCCCGCCCGTGGTGCCCGAGCACGCGGACTGCGGGGGTCGGGTGGACGTGCACCTGACGTGCCGCGGCTGCTCGGCCGAGGTCGTGCCCGCCGACGTGGTGCCGAAGGAGGAGTAG
- a CDS encoding AMP-binding protein, with protein sequence MSFRDARDFLLAHATDYDAARAGFRWPELDEFNWALDWFDVIARDNDRTALWIVEEDGSEGRWSFADLSRRSNQVANWLRAQGVRRGDRVILMLGNQVELWETLLAAMKLGAVVIPATTLLAPADLRDRVERGGARHVVVGAKDAGKFDDVPGDYTRISVGEKRQGWLEYAETEHASEEFAPDGVTRADDTLLLYFTSGTTARPKLVEHTHVSYPVGHLSTMYWIGLEPGDVHLNISSPGWAKHAWSNVFAPWNAEATVFVFNYSRFDPSRLMSEMDRCGVTSFCAPPTVWRMLIQADLTALKTPPRKVVGAGEPLNPEVIDQVRAAWGVTIRDGFGQTETTVQIANTPGQAVKPGSMGRPVPGYPVVLVDPVTGQPGTGRPGTEGEICLDLRDRPLGLMVGYHGDPERTAEVMRDGYYHTGDVGSVDEDGYITYVGRTDDVFKASDYRISPFELESVLLEHEAVAEAAVVPAPDPVRLAVPKAYVVLAAGFAADEETAFAILRHAREHLAPYKRVRRLEFADLPKTISGKIRRVELRARESGERGPGEYRDEDFPALRG encoded by the coding sequence ATGAGCTTCCGCGACGCCCGTGACTTCCTGCTCGCCCACGCGACCGACTACGACGCGGCCCGCGCGGGCTTCCGCTGGCCCGAGCTCGACGAGTTCAACTGGGCGCTGGACTGGTTCGACGTGATCGCCCGGGACAACGACCGGACCGCGTTGTGGATCGTGGAGGAGGACGGGAGCGAGGGGCGCTGGTCCTTCGCCGACCTCTCCCGGCGGTCGAACCAGGTCGCGAACTGGCTGCGCGCGCAGGGCGTCCGGCGTGGTGACCGCGTGATCCTGATGCTCGGCAACCAGGTCGAGCTGTGGGAGACGTTGCTGGCCGCGATGAAGCTCGGCGCGGTCGTCATCCCGGCCACCACGCTGCTCGCGCCCGCCGACCTGCGGGACCGGGTCGAGCGCGGCGGTGCGCGGCACGTCGTGGTCGGGGCCAAAGACGCCGGCAAGTTCGACGACGTACCGGGGGACTACACGCGCATCAGCGTGGGCGAAAAACGGCAGGGGTGGCTGGAGTACGCCGAGACCGAACACGCGTCCGAGGAATTCGCGCCCGACGGGGTCACGCGGGCGGACGACACGCTCCTGCTCTACTTCACCTCCGGCACCACGGCTCGTCCGAAACTCGTGGAGCACACGCACGTCTCCTACCCGGTCGGCCACCTGTCGACCATGTACTGGATCGGCCTGGAACCCGGTGACGTGCACCTGAACATCTCCTCGCCGGGCTGGGCGAAACACGCCTGGAGCAACGTGTTCGCGCCCTGGAACGCCGAGGCCACCGTGTTCGTCTTCAACTACTCGCGCTTCGACCCCTCCCGGCTGATGTCCGAAATGGACCGTTGCGGGGTGACGAGCTTCTGCGCGCCGCCCACGGTGTGGCGGATGCTGATCCAGGCCGACCTGACGGCGCTCAAGACGCCGCCGCGCAAGGTGGTCGGCGCGGGGGAGCCGCTCAACCCCGAGGTGATCGACCAGGTGCGGGCCGCGTGGGGTGTGACGATCCGGGACGGGTTCGGGCAGACCGAGACGACCGTGCAGATCGCCAACACGCCCGGTCAGGCGGTGAAGCCGGGTTCGATGGGCCGCCCGGTGCCCGGCTACCCCGTGGTGCTGGTCGACCCGGTCACCGGGCAGCCGGGCACCGGGCGGCCGGGCACCGAGGGGGAGATCTGCCTGGACCTGCGCGACCGGCCGCTGGGCCTCATGGTCGGCTACCACGGCGACCCCGAGCGCACCGCCGAGGTCATGCGGGACGGCTACTACCACACCGGGGACGTCGGCTCGGTGGACGAGGACGGCTACATCACCTACGTGGGCCGCACGGACGACGTGTTCAAAGCGTCCGACTACCGGATCTCGCCGTTCGAGTTGGAGAGCGTGCTGCTGGAGCACGAGGCGGTGGCCGAGGCGGCGGTGGTGCCGGCGCCGGACCCGGTGCGGCTCGCGGTGCCCAAGGCGTACGTGGTGCTCGCGGCCGGGTTCGCGGCGGACGAGGAGACGGCGTTCGCGATCCTGCGGCACGCCCGGGAGCACCTCGCCCCCTACAAGCGGGTGCGGCGGCTGGAGTTCGCCGACCTGCCGAAGACCATCTCGGGCAAGATCCGGCGGGTGGAGCTGCGCGCTCGGGAGAGCGGCGAGCGCGGGCCGGGGGAGTACCGCGACGAGGACTTCCCGGCGTTGCGCGGCTGA
- a CDS encoding serine/threonine-protein kinase produces MDPSDDLSAWAPEPTATASAAVSLPGYSDFRLVAHGGEGTVYRARQDGLGRDVAVKVLDVTDPATVARFQRELEITVRLGRQHPHIVTVLDTGDIAGRPCIVMEYYDLGSLHDRLAEHGPLPVAEVVAAGIAVADALAFAHGQGILHRDVKPQNILVLPTSYVLADFGIARGADAGHSASLQMVSYRHAAPQMVEGHPPAAADDLWSLGSTLFTLLDGQPPFASATPEQDTMLAYLGRVQSSPPRSLLRRDVPPELVAIILRCLRKSREDRFPDAASLRAALAAVPTWAPQSTVDPDHTAAVRRDVPRHYPEGPTTIPDFGPSPTVPDTPEPSPEPPPAEPPVRTWTEDLADLTVRHSTHRPPVPPPAPPLVTLPPDRPIPERSRKVWPRVLVGAAVLAVGVGGGVYLSTQNRSSGQAAATTTTTTTTTATTTSAAEPSADPRFTPTLKRLEDKGSSITVHWTDPSGGKAQFVVFDVTGATPRGVGNIAAGNTQFTVEGLDPKAEQYCFKVVAIGLEDSTSQRGSSDRSCAVRNG; encoded by the coding sequence GTGGATCCGTCCGACGACCTGAGCGCCTGGGCGCCCGAACCGACTGCGACCGCATCCGCCGCGGTGAGCCTGCCCGGCTACAGCGACTTCCGGCTGGTCGCGCACGGGGGCGAGGGCACGGTGTACCGGGCTCGCCAGGACGGGCTGGGCCGGGACGTGGCGGTCAAGGTGCTCGACGTCACCGATCCGGCCACGGTCGCGCGGTTCCAGCGGGAGCTGGAGATCACCGTTCGGCTGGGCCGCCAGCACCCGCACATCGTGACCGTGCTGGACACCGGGGACATCGCGGGTCGGCCGTGCATCGTGATGGAGTACTACGACCTGGGCTCCCTGCACGACCGGCTGGCCGAGCACGGGCCGTTGCCGGTGGCCGAGGTGGTCGCGGCGGGGATCGCGGTGGCGGACGCGTTGGCGTTCGCGCACGGGCAGGGGATCCTGCACCGGGACGTCAAGCCGCAGAACATCCTGGTGCTGCCCACCTCCTACGTGCTGGCCGACTTCGGGATCGCGCGCGGCGCGGACGCGGGGCACTCGGCGTCGTTGCAGATGGTGAGCTACCGCCACGCCGCGCCGCAGATGGTCGAGGGTCACCCGCCGGCCGCCGCGGACGACCTGTGGTCGTTGGGCTCGACGCTGTTCACCCTGCTCGACGGGCAGCCGCCGTTCGCGTCGGCGACCCCCGAGCAGGACACCATGCTGGCCTACCTGGGCCGGGTCCAGTCCTCGCCGCCGAGGTCGCTGCTGCGCCGGGACGTGCCGCCGGAGCTGGTCGCGATCATCCTGCGCTGCCTGCGCAAGTCGCGCGAGGACCGCTTCCCCGACGCCGCGTCCCTGCGTGCCGCGCTGGCCGCGGTCCCGACCTGGGCACCGCAGTCCACAGTGGACCCGGACCACACCGCCGCCGTGCGCCGGGACGTGCCGCGCCACTACCCCGAAGGCCCGACGACGATCCCGGACTTCGGCCCCAGCCCCACCGTGCCCGACACCCCGGAGCCTTCCCCCGAACCGCCCCCGGCCGAACCCCCGGTCCGCACGTGGACCGAGGACCTGGCCGACCTGACCGTCCGCCACTCCACCCACCGACCCCCGGTCCCACCGCCCGCGCCCCCGCTGGTGACCCTCCCGCCGGACCGCCCGATCCCGGAGCGGTCCCGGAAGGTGTGGCCACGCGTGCTCGTCGGCGCGGCGGTCCTGGCGGTCGGTGTGGGCGGCGGTGTCTACCTGAGCACCCAGAACCGCTCATCCGGCCAGGCCGCCGCGACCACCACCACGACGACCACCACCACCGCCACCACCACGTCGGCAGCGGAACCGTCCGCCGATCCTCGCTTCACCCCGACGCTGAAGCGGTTGGAGGACAAGGGTTCCAGCATCACCGTGCACTGGACCGACCCGAGCGGTGGCAAGGCCCAGTTCGTGGTCTTCGACGTCACCGGCGCCACTCCGCGCGGGGTGGGCAACATCGCGGCGGGCAACACCCAGTTCACCGTCGAAGGCCTCGACCCGAAAGCCGAGCAGTACTGCTTCAAGGTGGTCGCGATCGGTCTGGAGGACTCGACCAGCCAACGGGGCTCCTCCGACCGCAGTTGCGCGGTCCGCAACGGCTGA
- a CDS encoding transglutaminase domain-containing protein: MIARVSWAALLLVVAAVHLGSGWQGWVPALVFSGAVAAGFACVPLVRWRRVPSGLTLLCLVAFALTGAYWVVRDTAETGDPVTALLDLVPRLLTAARPAPATPELLVPGVLLVFGVALAVAVSVTGRSLLGPAVGVAVLYTCTALLTAGKADRYGLVALVLVALLVAGWLLVDRLESRGRVLTALPLVPVAVVALLAFAVPSTGAFEPRELVEPPVTDLGVSNPLPQLASWANLGPVELFRVRGPERAIRLAALSDYSGAAWRAASLYGPIGAVAAPDLPPGARTAEAELEVTVGELTGSWVPAVGRPTAVTLDGAMVDPNSGSLVLPAELSPGLRYRVRGVVDTPEDADLVRAGVPAGERARKYLALPGLPFSLADYARQIVQNARTPFEKAVALEQVVKIGRVPDAAAPVGSSYARLERFLFGTAGEPGAGAGTAEQFASAFAVLGRAVGLPTRVVVGFQPVGGDEERVVRGSDATAWPEVYFEGWGWVPFDPLAGTSSGGSSAAAKREVLDRLASITATPTTTALSAPPPFVPSAAQPQSQAGPVESRRWIGWVVLGGVPVLILVVLVAARTGRRVRLKRAGAGGAWDHVLDALVLAGDPPPRDRTAPAIARTLSPPAIRLAELADHSAFAPTPGRSGPEAWRLARSVTAALRRKTPWLRRLLWAVDPRPLWRR, encoded by the coding sequence GTGATCGCGCGGGTGAGCTGGGCGGCGTTGCTGCTCGTCGTGGCGGCGGTCCACCTCGGGTCGGGGTGGCAGGGCTGGGTGCCCGCGCTGGTGTTCTCCGGCGCGGTGGCGGCGGGGTTCGCGTGCGTGCCGCTGGTGCGGTGGCGGCGGGTGCCGTCCGGGCTGACGTTGCTGTGCCTGGTGGCGTTCGCGCTGACCGGCGCGTACTGGGTGGTCCGCGACACCGCCGAGACCGGCGACCCGGTCACCGCGCTGCTGGACCTCGTGCCGCGCCTGCTCACCGCGGCCCGGCCCGCCCCGGCGACGCCGGAGCTGCTGGTGCCGGGCGTGCTGCTGGTGTTCGGGGTCGCGCTGGCGGTCGCCGTGTCCGTGACGGGCCGGTCGTTGCTGGGACCGGCGGTCGGCGTGGCGGTGCTCTACACGTGCACCGCTTTGCTGACCGCGGGGAAGGCCGACCGGTACGGGCTGGTGGCGCTGGTGCTGGTGGCGTTGCTGGTGGCGGGGTGGCTGCTGGTCGACCGGCTGGAGTCGCGGGGCCGGGTGCTGACCGCGCTGCCGCTCGTGCCGGTCGCGGTGGTGGCGCTGCTGGCGTTCGCCGTGCCGTCCACCGGGGCGTTCGAGCCGCGCGAGCTGGTCGAGCCGCCGGTGACCGACCTCGGGGTGTCGAACCCGTTGCCGCAGTTGGCTTCCTGGGCGAACCTCGGGCCGGTCGAGCTGTTCCGGGTGCGCGGTCCGGAGCGGGCGATCCGGCTGGCGGCGCTGTCGGACTACTCCGGTGCGGCGTGGCGGGCGGCGTCGCTGTACGGGCCGATCGGGGCCGTGGCCGCGCCGGACCTGCCGCCCGGCGCACGCACGGCGGAGGCCGAGCTGGAGGTGACGGTCGGCGAGCTGACCGGCAGCTGGGTGCCGGCGGTCGGGCGGCCGACCGCGGTGACGCTGGACGGGGCGATGGTCGACCCGAACTCCGGGTCCCTGGTGCTGCCGGCCGAGCTGTCGCCCGGGTTGCGCTACCGGGTGCGCGGGGTCGTGGACACGCCGGAAGACGCCGACCTGGTGCGGGCCGGCGTGCCGGCGGGGGAGCGGGCGCGGAAGTACCTGGCGTTGCCGGGGTTGCCGTTCTCGCTGGCCGATTACGCGCGGCAGATCGTGCAGAACGCGCGGACGCCGTTCGAGAAGGCCGTGGCCCTCGAGCAGGTGGTCAAGATCGGGCGGGTGCCCGACGCCGCCGCGCCCGTGGGGTCCTCCTACGCGCGACTGGAGCGGTTCCTGTTCGGGACGGCCGGGGAGCCGGGTGCCGGGGCGGGGACGGCGGAGCAGTTCGCGTCGGCGTTCGCGGTGCTGGGGCGCGCGGTCGGGTTGCCCACGCGGGTGGTGGTCGGGTTCCAGCCCGTGGGTGGTGACGAGGAGCGGGTGGTGCGGGGCAGCGACGCCACCGCGTGGCCCGAGGTGTACTTCGAGGGGTGGGGCTGGGTGCCCTTCGACCCCTTGGCGGGGACGTCGTCCGGTGGGTCGAGCGCGGCGGCGAAGCGCGAGGTGCTGGACCGCTTGGCGTCCATCACGGCGACCCCGACCACCACGGCGTTGTCGGCCCCGCCGCCTTTCGTGCCCTCGGCTGCTCAACCGCAGTCGCAGGCCGGACCGGTGGAGTCCCGCCGGTGGATCGGGTGGGTGGTGCTGGGCGGGGTTCCGGTGCTGATCTTGGTGGTGCTGGTCGCCGCGCGGACGGGGCGTCGGGTGCGGCTGAAGCGGGCCGGGGCCGGTGGGGCTTGGGACCACGTGCTGGACGCGCTCGTGCTGGCCGGCGATCCACCACCGCGCGACCGGACCGCCCCGGCGATCGCCCGCACGTTGTCGCCGCCCGCGATCCGGTTGGCGGAGTTGGCGGACCACTCGGCCTTCGCACCAACCCCCGGGCGTTCCGGTCCCGAGGCTTGGCGCTTGGCCAGGAGCGTCACCGCAGCCTTGAGACGGAAGACGCCGTGGCTGCGCCGATTGCTGTGGGCCGTCGACCCACGCCCGCTCTGGCGGCGTTGA
- a CDS encoding DUF58 domain-containing protein, which produces MKGVRLTGRGLGAVVLGALLVVLGLWWRYPGVVGMGVALVALVVAGVLSVLSRARVQPRRTVRPRTVQRLGACAGVVELTGTSKRFPVLFDAFDQVAGDVVPVDIPVLRAGQTVKVEYPIPTHTRGLLPVGPLTLNRRGLAGLAVARTVLGDVVEVRVVPRVLPVRGLPGGVRRGHVGADERVERGGTDLVGLREYVPGDDLRRLHWATSARTGTLMVREDADPARPHLAVLLDDHAGGYPDAARFEDAVEVAASLVTVAVAEGHPVRLLTSSGAVDVEVAAGDADASAALAVLAELKAGPAGAASVPIRDLDVVAVVCGEASDLSALTLEASRASVGVVLAVDPDAGISSSGGVLVLRAPDAESLLSAWGTAVAR; this is translated from the coding sequence ATGAAGGGCGTGCGGCTGACCGGGCGCGGGCTGGGCGCGGTGGTGCTGGGCGCGCTGCTGGTGGTGCTGGGCCTGTGGTGGCGGTATCCCGGCGTGGTCGGCATGGGCGTGGCGCTGGTGGCGTTGGTGGTGGCGGGGGTTCTCAGCGTGTTGTCGCGGGCGCGGGTCCAGCCCCGCCGGACCGTGCGGCCCCGGACGGTGCAGCGGCTGGGCGCGTGCGCGGGCGTGGTCGAGCTGACCGGCACCAGCAAGCGGTTCCCGGTGCTGTTCGACGCCTTCGACCAGGTGGCCGGGGACGTGGTGCCGGTGGACATCCCGGTGCTGCGGGCGGGGCAGACGGTCAAGGTCGAGTACCCGATCCCCACGCACACCCGAGGTCTGCTCCCGGTGGGGCCGTTGACGTTGAACCGGCGCGGCCTGGCCGGGCTGGCGGTGGCCCGGACCGTCCTCGGTGACGTGGTGGAGGTGCGGGTCGTGCCGCGCGTGCTGCCGGTGCGCGGCCTGCCCGGCGGGGTGCGGCGCGGGCACGTCGGCGCGGACGAGCGGGTCGAGCGCGGCGGCACGGACCTGGTGGGGCTGCGCGAGTACGTGCCCGGCGACGACCTGCGCCGCCTGCACTGGGCCACCTCAGCCCGCACCGGCACGCTCATGGTCCGCGAGGACGCCGACCCGGCCCGGCCGCACCTGGCGGTGCTGCTGGACGACCACGCCGGCGGCTACCCCGATGCCGCGCGGTTCGAGGACGCCGTCGAGGTGGCCGCCTCCCTGGTGACGGTCGCGGTCGCGGAGGGGCACCCCGTGCGGCTGCTGACGTCGTCGGGCGCGGTGGACGTCGAGGTCGCCGCCGGGGACGCCGACGCGTCCGCGGCGCTGGCCGTGCTGGCGGAGCTGAAGGCCGGGCCGGCGGGTGCGGCCTCGGTGCCGATCCGGGACCTCGACGTGGTGGCCGTGGTGTGCGGGGAGGCGTCCGACCTGTCGGCGTTGACGCTGGAGGCGTCGCGGGCGTCGGTGGGCGTGGTGCTGGCGGTCGACCCGGACGCCGGGATCTCCTCGTCCGGCGGCGTCCTGGTGCTGCGCGCGCCGGACGCCGAGTCGTTGCTGTCCGCGTGGGGCACGGCGGTGGCGCGGTGA
- a CDS encoding AAA family ATPase: MTTTAVPAVGEDEIAAFRVLHARLGDAVETAVRGKRDVVDLVLVSLFAGGHVLLEDVPGTGKTTLARAVAGALGGVSRRVQFTPDLLPSDVTGTSVYDPQTGQVKFRPGPVFANIVLADEINRAAAKTQSALLEVMEERTVTVDGVAHAVPAPFLVVATQNPIDLDGTYRLPEAQLDRFMLRTSIGYPSPEHELDVLRPGSGAGFVGAVPTVSNPHVVAEYGRRLQTLHVADPILRYIGELGAATRADDRLRLGASTRGLKALVRCVQVYAASHGRHFAVPGDVQALVVPVLAHRLVLTREAQLAGVTTEQVLRDVVAGVAVPRPSSR, from the coding sequence GTGACGACAACGGCGGTTCCGGCGGTCGGCGAGGACGAGATCGCGGCGTTCCGCGTGCTGCACGCACGGCTCGGTGACGCGGTGGAGACCGCGGTCCGGGGCAAGCGGGACGTGGTGGACCTGGTCCTGGTCTCGCTGTTCGCGGGCGGCCACGTGCTGCTGGAGGACGTGCCCGGCACCGGCAAGACCACGCTGGCGCGTGCCGTCGCGGGCGCGCTGGGCGGGGTGTCGCGGCGCGTGCAGTTCACGCCCGACCTGCTGCCCTCCGACGTGACCGGCACGTCGGTCTACGACCCGCAGACCGGGCAGGTGAAGTTCCGCCCCGGCCCGGTGTTCGCCAACATCGTGCTGGCCGACGAGATCAACCGCGCCGCCGCCAAGACCCAGTCCGCGCTGCTGGAGGTCATGGAGGAGCGGACGGTCACCGTGGACGGCGTGGCGCACGCGGTGCCCGCGCCCTTCCTGGTCGTGGCCACGCAGAACCCGATCGACCTCGACGGCACCTACCGGCTGCCCGAGGCGCAGCTGGACCGGTTCATGCTGCGCACCTCCATCGGCTACCCGTCGCCCGAGCACGAGTTGGACGTGCTGCGACCGGGCAGCGGGGCCGGGTTCGTCGGCGCGGTGCCCACGGTGTCCAACCCGCACGTCGTGGCCGAGTACGGCCGCCGGTTGCAGACCCTGCACGTGGCCGACCCGATCCTGCGCTACATCGGCGAGCTGGGCGCGGCGACGCGGGCCGACGACCGGTTGCGGCTGGGCGCGAGCACCCGCGGGCTCAAGGCGTTGGTGCGGTGCGTGCAGGTCTACGCGGCCTCGCACGGACGGCACTTCGCGGTGCCCGGTGACGTGCAGGCGCTGGTGGTGCCCGTGCTGGCGCACCGCCTGGTGCTGACGCGGGAGGCGCAGCTGGCCGGGGTGACGACCGAGCAGGTGCTCCGGGACGTCGTCGCGGGTGTGGCGGTGCCCAGACCGTCGTCGCGATGA